The Fibrobacter sp. UWB4 genome includes a window with the following:
- the recN gene encoding DNA repair protein RecN, whose protein sequence is MLKQLTINSFTLIAEASVPFHEGFTAITGETGAGKSVLMKALRMVCGDKSQASMVRTGEEKAVIEGTFDISNEPEVKQILAKLELDDDDELIIRREILENGKGRARVNGSVVSLSDLQELGESLIQMHGQSEQLLLRDIRTHAKMLDEYANNNELLTNYSKSYNAWNNVLAEIQKTEAHAKDLAQQKDFLKFQYDELSKAALRDGEEEELEEKVNVASKSEAEHNLLNEIQGLIGCDNGILEQVQNLQYKLRSLAQKIPHYEEDLNALVEVADPFEGICKDLQRLRPSKSMSPVEIDRANSRIATIQKLKRKYRTDVAGLIALTEQRKQELDSLENLDADLDELRRKAEAHKAETYRLAASLTEKRREAAQRFDSAVQEILHSLGMPKAKFFTSITEQDPTPNGADRIEFLLAPNPGEGEKSLQKAVSGGELSRVLLAIKSVMADLDKVPLLIFDEVDSGISGETGNSIGDALRNLGKHHQVLTITHLHQVASRAQNQLAVSKKEVEGRTFTTIIDLDKNGRIEEIARMLGGTSETVHTHAKQLLENNL, encoded by the coding sequence ATGTTAAAGCAACTCACAATAAACAGCTTTACACTCATTGCCGAGGCAAGCGTCCCGTTCCATGAAGGTTTTACTGCAATCACGGGTGAAACTGGCGCCGGCAAGTCCGTCTTGATGAAAGCGCTCCGCATGGTCTGCGGAGACAAGTCGCAAGCGTCGATGGTCCGCACAGGCGAAGAAAAAGCGGTCATCGAAGGGACATTCGACATTTCGAACGAACCCGAAGTCAAACAAATTCTTGCAAAGTTAGAACTCGACGATGACGATGAACTCATCATCCGCCGCGAGATTCTTGAAAACGGAAAGGGACGCGCCCGCGTGAACGGTTCCGTTGTGAGCCTCTCGGATTTGCAGGAGCTTGGCGAATCGCTTATCCAGATGCACGGGCAGAGCGAACAGCTGTTATTGCGAGACATCCGTACGCATGCAAAGATGCTCGATGAATACGCGAACAACAATGAGTTGCTAACAAACTATTCAAAAAGCTACAACGCATGGAACAACGTTCTCGCCGAAATTCAAAAGACTGAAGCGCACGCCAAAGATCTGGCGCAGCAAAAGGACTTTTTGAAATTCCAGTACGATGAACTTTCAAAGGCGGCACTCCGCGATGGCGAAGAAGAAGAGCTTGAAGAAAAAGTCAACGTTGCAAGCAAGAGCGAAGCGGAACACAATCTGCTGAATGAAATTCAAGGATTGATTGGTTGCGATAACGGCATCTTGGAACAGGTCCAGAACCTTCAGTACAAATTGCGCAGTCTCGCTCAAAAGATTCCGCATTACGAAGAAGACTTGAACGCACTCGTTGAAGTGGCCGATCCGTTCGAAGGAATTTGCAAGGACTTGCAAAGGCTCCGCCCATCAAAGTCCATGAGTCCTGTTGAAATCGACCGAGCCAATTCTAGGATCGCAACGATTCAAAAGCTCAAGCGCAAGTACCGCACCGACGTCGCCGGACTCATCGCGCTCACCGAACAACGGAAGCAGGAACTCGACAGCCTCGAGAACCTCGATGCCGACCTTGACGAACTCAGGCGCAAGGCAGAGGCTCACAAGGCTGAGACTTACCGCCTCGCAGCAAGTCTCACCGAGAAGCGCCGTGAAGCCGCTCAGCGCTTCGACTCGGCCGTGCAAGAAATCTTGCACAGCCTCGGCATGCCGAAAGCCAAGTTCTTCACGAGCATCACCGAACAGGACCCGACGCCAAACGGCGCCGACCGCATCGAGTTTTTGCTCGCCCCGAACCCGGGCGAAGGCGAGAAGTCTTTGCAAAAGGCAGTTTCGGGCGGCGAACTCAGCCGTGTGCTGCTCGCCATCAAGAGCGTCATGGCAGACCTCGACAAGGTCCCGCTCCTGATTTTCGACGAAGTGGATTCCGGAATTTCAGGAGAAACAGGCAACAGCATCGGCGATGCACTGCGCAATTTGGGCAAGCACCACCAGGTACTTACCATCACCCACTTGCATCAAGTCGCAAGCCGCGCCCAGAATCAGCTCGCCGTGAGCAAAAAAGAGGTTGAAGGTAGGACTTTTACGACCATTATCGACCTCGACAAGAACGGACGTATCGAAGAAATTGCTAGAATGTTAGGTGGAACATCTGAAACTGTTCATACCCATGCAAAGCAACTGTTGGAGAATAATTTATGA
- a CDS encoding tRNA (guanosine(46)-N(7))-methyltransferase TrmB: MAEETNNEILEEEKAPKEVVIPEFYRDLSQDPQMKALWHYVFRTNGDRKPIKTPDGLPHKLDFTWKDMFPNENGHIEVEIGSGKGNFMTDYAEKHPDYFIMGSEWDFTWAAFAHERMEKRGIVAQGNAAMLRGDVFYFLRDAVKDNTVDAFHMYFPDPWPKERHHKNRLLRPDFLDEVARCLKPGKRIFYWGTDHKEYNEIALETFDAYPTCKVLVRNTAEPTEGIMTGFERKYKKEGRPIYRSIIEFEK; encoded by the coding sequence ATGGCAGAAGAAACCAACAACGAAATTTTAGAAGAAGAAAAGGCTCCGAAGGAAGTCGTGATTCCAGAGTTTTACCGCGACTTGAGTCAGGACCCGCAAATGAAGGCGCTGTGGCATTACGTATTCCGCACAAATGGCGACCGCAAGCCAATCAAGACGCCAGACGGCTTGCCGCACAAGCTTGACTTCACCTGGAAGGACATGTTCCCGAACGAAAACGGACACATCGAAGTCGAAATCGGAAGTGGCAAGGGCAACTTCATGACAGACTACGCCGAGAAGCATCCGGACTACTTTATCATGGGTAGCGAATGGGACTTCACTTGGGCCGCTTTTGCGCACGAACGCATGGAAAAGCGCGGTATCGTTGCTCAAGGCAATGCCGCCATGTTGCGCGGTGACGTTTTCTACTTCTTGCGCGATGCCGTGAAGGACAACACAGTGGACGCATTCCACATGTACTTCCCGGACCCGTGGCCAAAGGAACGCCACCACAAGAACCGCTTGCTGCGCCCTGACTTCCTTGATGAAGTCGCCCGTTGCCTTAAACCAGGCAAGCGCATTTTCTACTGGGGCACCGACCACAAGGAATACAACGAAATCGCCCTTGAAACGTTCGACGCCTATCCGACTTGCAAGGTGCTTGTCCGCAATACGGCAGAACCTACCGAAGGCATCATGACCGGATTCGAACGCAAGTACAAGAAAGAAGGCAGACCTATTTATAGAAGTATTATAGAGTTTGAAAAATAG
- a CDS encoding type I restriction enzyme HsdR N-terminal domain-containing protein, whose protein sequence is MTHDTLFDPIRKKEVPATPEEHVRQATVRYLIDVVKVPEHLIAVEFPLSSIDAKTADRVDIMVHNFRAGAPLAKPWLLVECKAPGEYTWPVLQQQLNKYLQILTPNYVMLALGDAVRYFELDPVTRRFKKIESLPMFG, encoded by the coding sequence ATGACTCACGATACGCTATTTGACCCGATTCGCAAAAAAGAAGTCCCTGCAACGCCCGAAGAACATGTCCGTCAGGCGACGGTGCGTTATTTGATTGATGTGGTGAAGGTGCCGGAACACTTGATTGCGGTGGAATTCCCGCTTTCGTCGATTGATGCGAAGACGGCAGATCGCGTGGATATCATGGTGCACAATTTTCGGGCGGGGGCGCCTCTAGCAAAGCCGTGGCTCCTGGTGGAGTGCAAGGCTCCGGGCGAATACACTTGGCCCGTGTTGCAACAGCAACTGAACAAGTACTTGCAGATTTTGACGCCGAACTACGTGATGCTTGCGCTTGGCGATGCTGTGCGCTATTTTGAGCTGGATCCCGTGACGCGCCGTTTCAAGAAAATCGAAAGTTTGCCAATGTTTGGTTAG
- the xseA gene encoding exodeoxyribonuclease VII large subunit, whose amino-acid sequence MDQEVRTFSVTQYMRSLKNTVEATPAVWVHGVISQIAEKPSGVYLSIADFADGDVKPKATLALYCYTAKYDAILAKISSLSQPFTLKHDLKVNFLVRAELYIPYGKLQAQILDIDPVYTIGELALTKSAILKRLAMDGLLEKNKQLELAEVPLRVGLITGENTAAYKDFTTRLEASPFAFEVTTVYARMQGNETEGSIIAALEQLQSDSNLDVVCIVRGGGAKTDLNFFDSEALCRAVANYPTPVFTGIGHEIDRCLLDEVAYLSCITPTDCAKRLVERVTDSWNRMTEAMASIADGARDLLTESNKQLGTMGNQLQQKVFGFIQNEKSKHVLIAASIKKDSAFYIKSEHERLDRNREGLKQGSRKILDLAKSQFELVNEKVKNADPKTTLAKGYSLTLDANGKFIRKASQLKSGDTIKTRLADGDVLSVVK is encoded by the coding sequence ATGGATCAAGAAGTTCGCACATTTTCGGTCACGCAGTACATGCGTTCGCTCAAGAACACCGTAGAAGCAACACCTGCGGTTTGGGTGCACGGGGTCATTTCGCAAATTGCGGAAAAACCGTCGGGCGTTTATCTGAGCATTGCGGACTTTGCCGATGGTGACGTGAAACCGAAGGCGACCCTCGCCCTTTACTGCTACACCGCCAAATACGATGCGATTCTTGCCAAGATTTCTAGCCTTTCGCAGCCGTTTACGCTCAAGCACGACTTGAAAGTCAATTTTCTCGTGCGCGCGGAACTGTACATCCCATACGGCAAGTTGCAAGCGCAAATTCTGGACATCGACCCGGTTTATACGATTGGCGAACTTGCACTGACCAAAAGCGCCATCCTGAAGCGCCTTGCGATGGATGGCCTGCTCGAAAAGAACAAGCAGCTCGAACTTGCCGAAGTGCCGCTCCGCGTGGGGCTTATCACAGGCGAGAATACCGCAGCGTACAAGGACTTTACCACGCGACTTGAAGCGTCTCCGTTCGCATTCGAAGTCACGACCGTCTACGCGCGGATGCAAGGGAACGAAACCGAAGGGAGCATCATCGCTGCACTGGAACAGCTCCAGAGCGATTCAAATTTAGACGTTGTCTGCATCGTGCGCGGAGGCGGCGCCAAGACGGACTTGAACTTCTTTGATAGCGAAGCGCTTTGCCGCGCGGTCGCAAACTACCCCACCCCCGTCTTTACGGGAATCGGACACGAAATCGACCGCTGCCTTTTGGACGAAGTCGCCTACCTCTCGTGCATCACGCCCACAGACTGCGCCAAACGCCTCGTGGAACGCGTCACAGACAGCTGGAACCGCATGACAGAGGCGATGGCAAGCATTGCCGATGGCGCCCGCGATTTGCTCACCGAAAGCAACAAGCAACTCGGCACGATGGGAAACCAGCTCCAGCAAAAAGTTTTCGGATTCATCCAGAACGAAAAATCGAAGCACGTCCTTATTGCGGCATCCATCAAGAAGGACTCCGCATTTTATATAAAATCCGAGCACGAGCGCCTCGACCGCAACCGTGAAGGTTTAAAGCAAGGTTCCCGCAAGATTCTCGACCTCGCAAAATCTCAGTTCGAACTTGTAAACGAGAAAGTCAAAAACGCAGACCCCAAGACGACTCTAGCCAAGGGCTACTCGCTCACGCTAGATGCAAACGGCAAATTTATCCGCAAGGCAAGCCAGCTCAAGAGCGGCGACACCATCAAGACACGCCTCGCCGACGGGGACGTTTTGTCTGTGGTAAAGTAA
- a CDS encoding MBL fold metallo-hydrolase translates to MNENKYIHNALRQIHVDTPCSPISGFSISGLATYIQIPELDFCIDMGECPLSAIPLNHVFLTHAHGDHARCLMRHHSLRKMMGVERDSVYYMPECVSENAKAWIKAEALFEGVGESKFRYPEIEPVTAGELQFLRYRKDLALEAFEVKHSIPAMGGTLYFYKKKLKEEFLGKTPTEIIELRKNGVEITREVYEPLVSFMGDCLGESLLDNSRVFQSKVLITECTFLDDGEEAMSKKKGHSHLKDIVHALNELDDEIKCEKIILSHFSMKYSERHIREMLDKAIPDKFKERIVAFV, encoded by the coding sequence GTGAACGAAAATAAGTACATACACAACGCACTGCGGCAGATCCACGTCGATACGCCGTGCTCGCCCATTTCTGGATTTTCCATTTCGGGACTTGCGACGTACATCCAAATTCCAGAGCTGGATTTTTGCATTGACATGGGCGAATGCCCGCTCTCAGCGATTCCACTGAACCACGTGTTCCTGACACATGCGCACGGCGACCACGCGCGTTGCCTGATGCGTCACCACAGTTTGCGCAAGATGATGGGCGTAGAACGCGACAGCGTTTATTACATGCCCGAATGCGTAAGCGAAAACGCAAAGGCTTGGATCAAGGCAGAAGCTTTGTTCGAAGGCGTTGGCGAATCGAAATTCCGTTACCCGGAAATTGAACCGGTCACCGCAGGCGAATTGCAATTTTTGAGATACCGCAAGGACCTTGCGCTCGAAGCGTTCGAAGTCAAGCACTCCATCCCGGCGATGGGCGGTACGCTCTACTTTTACAAGAAGAAGCTCAAGGAAGAATTCCTGGGAAAGACGCCGACTGAAATCATCGAACTCCGCAAGAACGGGGTCGAAATCACGCGCGAAGTTTATGAGCCGCTCGTGAGCTTTATGGGCGATTGTCTTGGCGAAAGCCTGCTCGACAACAGCCGCGTTTTCCAGTCGAAGGTGCTGATTACAGAATGCACGTTCCTCGACGATGGCGAAGAAGCGATGAGCAAAAAGAAGGGCCACAGCCACTTGAAAGATATCGTGCATGCACTCAACGAACTCGACGACGAAATCAAGTGCGAGAAAATCATCCTGAGCCACTTCTCGATGAAGTATTCCGAAAGGCACATCCGCGAGATGCTTGACAAGGCAATCCCAGACAAGTTCAAGGAGAGGATCGTAGCGTTCGTTTAG
- a CDS encoding sensor domain-containing diguanylate cyclase → MMDLQEFVNKFHTMTSILSVEKRDDDKIGTIRIEAANNLYIHAMEKVDKDGNVVFKEKFIPGSSYERYMKKELNFENFCYECAIKKKPVHAYIRPEYYNFSINLYMMPLNINDPKKAYCSYSQEISFEENIEAMSNISATTSSNVLQACIKLRGAADLQKTMDEVIEDIRQICDASYCCVLLTDFNEHTWSVFSDALKKDSSIHSIRELKDQDFVEFAKSWIDTLAGSNCLMIKNQYDLEVIHKANPTWYESLTGANVKSLVLLPLEYNGTTIGFIWVANFNTSNTLIIRETLELTAFFVASEIANYQLLGKLETLSRIDLLTGAMNRNSMNNKVTQFMNGEVQFKSLGVIFADLNGLKSTNDNQGHDAGDKLLKDAAQILRSYFSDCELYRAGGDEFLVIALDKPKKDLEDKVNRIREESMIPGKVSFAIGLYYCENGESICTAMHKADGLMYEDKKRYYDRFPANRRRFL, encoded by the coding sequence ATGATGGACTTGCAGGAATTTGTAAATAAATTTCATACGATGACAAGTATTTTGTCAGTCGAAAAGCGCGATGACGACAAAATTGGAACCATACGCATCGAAGCCGCGAACAACCTGTATATTCACGCCATGGAAAAAGTCGACAAAGACGGAAATGTCGTCTTTAAGGAAAAATTCATCCCTGGCAGTAGTTACGAACGTTACATGAAGAAGGAACTCAACTTCGAAAACTTCTGCTACGAATGCGCCATCAAGAAAAAGCCCGTTCACGCATACATCCGTCCCGAGTACTATAATTTCAGCATAAACTTGTACATGATGCCGCTCAACATCAATGATCCAAAAAAGGCATATTGCAGCTACTCGCAAGAGATTTCTTTCGAAGAAAATATTGAAGCCATGTCCAATATTTCGGCGACAACATCTTCCAATGTTTTACAGGCCTGCATCAAGCTACGCGGAGCCGCAGATCTGCAAAAGACGATGGACGAAGTCATCGAGGACATCCGCCAAATTTGTGACGCCAGCTACTGTTGCGTATTGCTCACGGACTTCAATGAGCACACTTGGTCTGTATTTAGCGACGCTCTGAAAAAAGATTCAAGCATACACTCCATTCGTGAACTGAAGGACCAGGACTTTGTTGAATTCGCAAAATCCTGGATAGACACGCTTGCCGGTAGCAATTGCCTGATGATCAAGAACCAATACGATCTTGAAGTCATCCATAAAGCAAACCCGACATGGTACGAATCGCTCACGGGAGCAAATGTCAAGAGTCTTGTTCTTTTGCCCTTGGAATACAACGGCACGACGATCGGCTTTATCTGGGTTGCAAATTTCAACACGTCAAATACACTGATCATTAGGGAAACGCTTGAACTTACTGCATTCTTTGTCGCTTCAGAAATAGCAAACTACCAATTGCTAGGAAAACTCGAAACACTCAGCCGTATAGACCTCTTGACTGGCGCCATGAACCGTAATTCCATGAACAACAAGGTTACACAGTTCATGAACGGAGAAGTGCAGTTCAAGTCTCTAGGCGTCATCTTTGCAGACTTGAACGGTCTCAAATCAACAAACGACAATCAGGGGCACGATGCCGGCGACAAGCTATTGAAAGATGCAGCCCAGATTTTAAGAAGCTATTTCAGCGACTGCGAACTTTACCGCGCCGGCGGCGACGAGTTCTTGGTCATTGCCCTAGACAAGCCAAAGAAGGATCTTGAAGACAAAGTCAACAGGATCCGCGAGGAATCGATGATCCCAGGCAAGGTCAGTTTTGCCATCGGACTCTACTATTGCGAAAACGGGGAAAGCATCTGTACAGCCATGCATAAAGCAGACGGACTCATGTACGAAGACAAGAAGCGTTACTACGACCGGTTTCCCGCCAACAGAAGGCGATTTTTATAA
- a CDS encoding exodeoxyribonuclease III, which translates to MKIYSWNVNGIRSVLKKGFEDWFTATDPDVLCLQEVRAEKSQVAEVASREGYYTYWNACKRKKGYSGVAVYSKIEPDAVNYGFDIEEFDEEGRVLQLVFPDWVLNCIYFPNGGQGDDRLDYKLRFYDAFLENSKQWLRDGKHVVTVGDYNTCHKEIDIARPKENENVSGFLPIERAWMDKYVENGFVDTFRTLHPDTRDAYSWWSNRFGARERNVGWRLDYGFVDAALMPNVVSSEILSDVKGSDHCPICLELEPPFLPIPIKKSDDI; encoded by the coding sequence ATGAAGATCTACAGCTGGAACGTCAACGGTATTCGTTCCGTACTGAAAAAAGGCTTTGAAGATTGGTTCACTGCGACCGATCCCGATGTGCTTTGCCTTCAGGAAGTCCGCGCCGAAAAAAGCCAGGTTGCTGAAGTGGCAAGCCGTGAAGGCTATTATACCTACTGGAACGCTTGCAAGCGCAAGAAGGGTTACAGTGGTGTGGCCGTGTATTCAAAGATTGAACCGGATGCGGTCAATTATGGCTTTGACATCGAGGAATTCGATGAAGAAGGCCGTGTGCTCCAGCTGGTGTTCCCGGACTGGGTGCTCAACTGCATTTATTTCCCGAATGGCGGCCAGGGCGATGATCGCTTGGACTACAAGCTCCGCTTCTACGACGCGTTCCTTGAAAATTCCAAGCAGTGGTTGCGCGATGGCAAGCATGTGGTGACTGTCGGTGACTACAATACCTGCCACAAGGAAATCGATATTGCCCGCCCGAAGGAAAACGAGAACGTGAGCGGTTTCTTGCCGATTGAACGTGCCTGGATGGACAAGTACGTTGAAAACGGCTTTGTCGATACGTTCCGTACATTGCACCCGGACACCCGCGATGCCTATTCCTGGTGGTCGAACCGTTTTGGTGCCCGTGAAAGGAATGTGGGTTGGCGTTTGGACTATGGCTTTGTCGATGCCGCGCTCATGCCGAATGTGGTAAGTTCCGAAATTTTGAGCGATGTGAAGGGTTCTGACCATTGCCCGATCTGCCTGGAACTCGAGCCGCCGTTCCTTCCGATTCCAATAAAGAAATCAGACGACATTTAA
- a CDS encoding pyridoxal phosphate-dependent aminotransferase → MRRRLLSEGAKELSYEIREIVKKANQLKALGLPIHWENIGDPIEKKCQVPDWIKDIVVDLVRTNRSYGYCPSKGMLETREFLVKENNKLGGAQINVEDIVFFNGLGDAIATIYSLLSMNTRIIGPAPAYSTHSSAEAAHAHTAPITYRLQPENHWYPDLEELENKVKYNPSIAGILILNPDNPTGMVYPLEILQKMVDIAKRYGLFIICDEIYNKITYNGAHAYALAEYIGDVPGIALKGISKEYPWPGARCGWAEYYNRDKDEQFDAFCRAIDNAKMVEVCSTTLPQMTIPRVLGDPRFMEHRKALNEKIGRRSAIINEILSDIPELYFNPTYGAFYNTIIFREGTLNNHQTLKIDNPIIKKKVEEWCSKTTNLDYRFVYYLLGAKGICVVPSTSFCTDLKGFRVTLLEEDEDELRSVFTTIHDAIIEYLHS, encoded by the coding sequence ATGCGTAGAAGATTGTTGAGCGAAGGTGCTAAGGAACTTTCTTACGAAATCCGCGAGATCGTGAAGAAGGCGAACCAGCTCAAGGCACTCGGCTTGCCAATCCATTGGGAAAACATCGGTGACCCGATTGAAAAGAAATGTCAAGTTCCCGACTGGATCAAGGACATTGTCGTTGACCTCGTCCGCACGAACCGCAGCTACGGCTATTGCCCGTCCAAGGGTATGCTCGAAACGCGCGAATTCTTGGTGAAAGAGAACAACAAGCTCGGCGGCGCACAGATCAACGTCGAAGATATCGTTTTCTTCAATGGTCTCGGTGATGCTATTGCCACCATTTATAGCCTTCTGTCGATGAACACCCGTATCATCGGACCGGCACCGGCATACTCTACGCATAGTTCAGCCGAAGCCGCCCACGCCCACACGGCTCCTATCACTTACCGTCTGCAGCCGGAAAACCACTGGTACCCGGACCTCGAAGAACTCGAGAACAAGGTGAAGTACAACCCGAGCATCGCGGGCATCTTGATTCTGAACCCGGACAATCCGACCGGCATGGTCTACCCGCTCGAAATCCTCCAGAAGATGGTCGATATCGCCAAGCGCTACGGCCTGTTCATCATCTGCGACGAAATCTACAACAAGATTACGTACAATGGCGCCCATGCTTATGCGCTCGCCGAATACATCGGTGACGTTCCGGGCATTGCACTCAAGGGCATTTCCAAGGAATACCCGTGGCCGGGCGCTCGTTGCGGCTGGGCTGAATACTACAACCGCGACAAGGACGAACAGTTCGACGCCTTCTGCCGCGCTATCGACAATGCAAAGATGGTGGAAGTCTGCTCGACAACGCTCCCGCAAATGACGATTCCGCGCGTTCTCGGCGATCCGCGTTTCATGGAACACCGCAAGGCGTTGAACGAAAAGATCGGTCGCAGGAGCGCCATCATCAACGAAATCCTCTCCGACATTCCGGAGCTGTATTTCAACCCGACTTACGGCGCATTCTACAACACCATCATCTTCCGCGAAGGGACCCTCAACAATCACCAGACGCTGAAGATCGACAATCCGATTATCAAGAAGAAAGTCGAAGAATGGTGCAGCAAGACGACGAATCTCGACTACCGCTTCGTGTACTACCTCCTAGGCGCAAAGGGCATCTGCGTTGTGCCGAGCACGAGCTTCTGCACGGACCTCAAGGGCTTCCGCGTGACGCTTTTGGAAGAAGACGAAGACGAACTCCGCAGCGTGTTCACCACGATTCACGACGCAATCATCGAATACCTGCATAGTTAG
- a CDS encoding GGDEF domain-containing protein, with amino-acid sequence MDLQEYVDQFDSMTCIMSVEKKPNGYGKMRIEVGNKAYIDSFKRNNDNLIDMPFGNKFVPGQEYTKYIPKDLNFENFIYSSAILKKPMHAYIHSERFNAWFNIFSLPIDFEDPFKCYCTYTQELSTDINTNSLQSLSAKTISDVLKTCIKLRSTKNFLKTMDEVIADIRNICKANFCCIMLTDFKARKCSLLSENAAPEIGKHTLMDFLNDEFINYAKSWLDIINGSSCLIIRDEKEMEYIKEHSPSWYESLKSAGIQKIALFPLRYNDETIGFIWATNFALEETDHIKETLELSTYFIASEIANYKLLQRLETLSSTDLLTGVRNRNAMNNRVIQIASGRERMPTSYGIIFADLNSLKAVNDRIGHNAGDKLLVDAAEILQTTFSGSSIYRAGGDEFLIIDLETPKEVLSSKVEALREKSDNTNNISFAIGFYYEEKGGDIRVAMREADSRMYEDKKAFYDRHPECRNR; translated from the coding sequence ATGGATTTACAGGAATACGTTGATCAATTCGATTCGATGACCTGCATCATGTCCGTTGAGAAAAAGCCCAACGGCTATGGCAAAATGCGCATTGAAGTCGGGAACAAGGCTTATATCGACTCCTTCAAGAGAAATAACGACAATCTTATAGATATGCCATTCGGCAACAAGTTCGTGCCAGGCCAGGAATACACAAAATACATTCCCAAGGACCTGAACTTCGAAAATTTTATTTACAGCAGCGCCATCCTCAAAAAGCCGATGCACGCATACATCCACTCAGAAAGGTTCAATGCCTGGTTCAACATCTTCAGCCTGCCAATCGATTTTGAAGACCCGTTCAAATGCTACTGTACCTACACACAAGAACTCTCAACCGACATCAATACGAATTCTTTGCAGAGCCTTTCAGCAAAGACAATCTCTGACGTGCTAAAGACCTGCATCAAGCTCCGCAGCACAAAGAACTTCCTCAAGACCATGGATGAAGTGATCGCGGACATCCGCAACATATGCAAAGCAAACTTCTGTTGCATCATGCTGACGGATTTCAAGGCTCGCAAATGCTCTTTACTCAGCGAAAATGCCGCTCCCGAAATAGGCAAGCATACGCTTATGGACTTCCTGAACGACGAATTCATCAACTACGCCAAATCTTGGCTAGACATCATCAATGGAAGCTCCTGCCTGATTATCAGAGACGAAAAAGAAATGGAATATATCAAGGAGCACAGTCCCAGCTGGTACGAATCCCTTAAATCAGCCGGCATCCAGAAAATCGCCTTATTCCCGCTCAGGTACAACGACGAGACCATAGGTTTTATCTGGGCCACCAATTTCGCTCTCGAAGAAACAGACCATATCAAGGAAACACTTGAGCTTTCTACATACTTCATCGCCTCGGAGATTGCAAACTACAAATTGCTCCAAAGGCTTGAAACGCTAAGTTCCACAGACCTCTTGACTGGCGTAAGAAATCGCAACGCGATGAACAACCGCGTAATCCAAATTGCGTCTGGACGCGAACGAATGCCGACCTCCTACGGAATAATCTTTGCAGACCTGAACAGCCTCAAGGCTGTAAACGACAGAATCGGCCACAACGCCGGAGACAAGCTTCTGGTGGACGCCGCCGAAATTCTTCAGACAACATTCAGTGGAAGTAGCATTTACCGCGCCGGCGGCGACGAGTTCCTGATTATCGACTTGGAAACGCCCAAAGAAGTCCTAAGCAGCAAAGTAGAAGCACTACGAGAGAAGTCGGACAATACGAACAATATCAGCTTTGCCATTGGTTTTTACTATGAAGAAAAAGGCGGCGATATTCGTGTGGCCATGCGTGAAGCCGATTCCCGCATGTACGAAGACAAAAAAGCTTTTTATGATAGACACCCTGAATGCAGGAATCGCTAA